The Clostridium septicum genome contains a region encoding:
- a CDS encoding Bax inhibitor-1 family protein, with amino-acid sequence MSYQSVAKKNYLAILSTFFIALVFLGIGSFIGVKFIPPSVRSFMNMAFFIVVLFSLFSKKGGFIRSKKSMYIYALVLGILTGSTYIYYFNTLGAGTFISIVLGVVLIFGMAYIVASRANEGDLFKLGPIIFGGIIILLILEFINIFLFKFGTFDIILSSVGIIIYSMYSIIIMKSVQVRCRYGVLSEIEVVSLAYSIFISFLNLLLDILRLVSILKDE; translated from the coding sequence ATGAGTTATCAAAGTGTAGCAAAGAAAAACTATCTAGCAATATTAAGTACATTTTTTATAGCGTTAGTATTTTTAGGTATAGGTTCATTTATAGGTGTAAAGTTTATACCCCCATCTGTAAGAAGTTTTATGAATATGGCTTTTTTTATAGTTGTTTTATTTTCATTATTTTCTAAAAAAGGTGGATTTATTAGAAGTAAAAAAAGTATGTATATATATGCTTTGGTTTTAGGGATATTAACAGGTTCAACTTATATATATTATTTTAATACATTAGGAGCTGGAACATTTATTTCTATTGTTTTAGGAGTAGTTCTTATTTTTGGAATGGCTTATATAGTAGCATCAAGAGCAAATGAAGGTGATTTATTTAAATTAGGACCAATAATATTTGGGGGAATTATAATTTTATTAATATTAGAATTTATAAACATATTTTTATTTAAGTTTGGAACTTTTGATATTATACTTTCATCTGTAGGAATAATAATTTACTCTATGTATTCAATAATAATAATGAAATCAGTACAAGTAAGGTGTAGATATGGAGTATTATCAGAAATAGAAGTAGTAAGTCTTGCATACTCAATATTTATAAGTTTCTTGAATTTATTATTAGATATATTAAGATTAGTATCAATATTAAAAGACGAATAA
- a CDS encoding NAD-dependent protein deacylase translates to MNNKIEELSRILKESNNIVFFGGAGCSCESGIPDFRSSNGLFNEKLNTKFTPEQLVSHSFYIRYPKEFFNFYKSKLIYPTAKPNGTHFTLAKLEEMGKLKAVITQNIDGLHQMAGSKNVFELHGSVHRNYCTQCHAFYDSNFVLESKEIPTCTKCGGTVKPDVVLYEEGLDDDVITASIDAISKADTLIIGGTSLVVYPAAGLINYFRGKNLILINKSSTSADSKANLVINDSIGKVLTTAINNI, encoded by the coding sequence ATGAATAATAAAATAGAAGAATTATCAAGAATATTAAAAGAAAGTAACAACATAGTATTCTTTGGTGGTGCTGGTTGTAGTTGTGAAAGTGGTATACCCGATTTTAGAAGTTCCAATGGCTTATTTAATGAAAAGTTAAATACTAAATTTACTCCTGAACAATTAGTATCTCATAGTTTCTATATACGATATCCAAAAGAGTTTTTTAACTTTTATAAATCTAAACTTATATATCCAACTGCTAAACCTAACGGAACCCATTTTACTTTAGCTAAGCTTGAAGAAATGGGGAAATTAAAAGCTGTTATAACGCAAAACATAGATGGACTTCATCAAATGGCAGGTAGTAAAAATGTATTTGAACTTCATGGATCTGTTCACAGAAACTACTGTACTCAATGCCATGCCTTTTATGATTCTAACTTTGTATTAGAATCTAAAGAAATTCCTACTTGTACTAAATGTGGTGGAACTGTTAAACCTGATGTTGTTCTATATGAAGAAGGATTAGATGATGATGTTATTACAGCTTCCATTGATGCTATATCTAAAGCCGATACTCTAATTATTGGAGGAACTTCTCTTGTTGTTTATCCTGCCGCTGGACTTATAAATTACTTTAGAGGTAAAAACCTTATCCTAATAAATAAAAGTTCAACCTCTGCTGATAGTAAAGCTAATTTAGTTATTAATGATTCAATTGGCAAAGTATTAACTACTGCTATAAATAATATCTAA
- a CDS encoding cupin domain-containing protein yields the protein MMESAKYYIKKLGLIPHVEGGYFKESFLSTESINQNSNEYRCLWSSIYFLLETGEVSNFHRLTSDEMWYYHAGSSLTIYMISPNGELITKNLGLNIDKGESPQVLVPKNYIFGSAMNNEGFSLVGCMVSPGFDFKDFELFERNDLLEKYPEHEDIIVKLTRN from the coding sequence ATTATGGAATCTGCTAAATATTATATAAAAAAATTAGGCTTAATTCCCCATGTTGAGGGTGGCTATTTTAAAGAATCTTTTCTATCCACTGAAAGTATTAATCAAAATTCTAATGAATATAGATGTTTATGGAGTAGTATTTATTTTCTTTTAGAAACTGGTGAAGTTTCTAATTTTCATAGACTAACTTCAGATGAAATGTGGTATTATCATGCCGGCTCTTCATTAACAATTTATATGATTTCACCAAATGGTGAACTTATTACTAAAAATTTAGGACTTAATATAGATAAAGGTGAATCACCCCAAGTATTAGTTCCTAAAAATTATATCTTTGGTTCTGCAATGAATAATGAAGGTTTTTCACTTGTTGGTTGTATGGTTTCACCTGGATTTGACTTTAAAGACTTTGAATTATTTGAAAGAAATGATCTATTAGAAAAATATCCTGAACACGAAGATATAATAGTTAAACTTACTAGAAATTAA
- a CDS encoding HAD family hydrolase: protein MDLYVSDLDGTLLNSDKEISNFSKDKLNRLINKGLQFTVATARTPATAVDILKGIHITLPVAMMNGVLIYDINENKYIDIKKIKDSSVIKVLDIFKEHKKNCFVYAIKDNHLWVYHKDFTCSMEENFYDERCNKPLKTFIKVADYYKASEGSEIINFIIFDKLEIVKPIYDKLKIIEGITVDYYRDIYGDGYFLEAYSSEASKANAINLLSNYVDSDRLITFGDNVNDIPMFKISDECYATENATESLKKIATAVISSNNDDGVAKFILEKNKRFFK, encoded by the coding sequence ATGGATTTATATGTTTCAGATTTAGATGGTACACTATTAAATAGTGATAAAGAAATAAGTAATTTTTCTAAAGATAAACTAAATAGACTAATAAACAAAGGACTTCAGTTTACTGTAGCTACAGCAAGGACACCCGCCACAGCAGTAGATATTTTAAAAGGAATACATATTACGTTACCAGTTGCAATGATGAATGGTGTGTTAATATACGATATAAATGAAAATAAATATATTGATATTAAAAAAATTAAGGACTCATCAGTTATAAAGGTATTAGATATTTTTAAGGAACATAAGAAAAATTGCTTTGTTTATGCAATAAAAGATAATCATTTATGGGTGTACCATAAGGATTTTACCTGTAGTATGGAAGAAAATTTTTATGATGAAAGATGTAATAAGCCTTTAAAAACCTTTATTAAGGTAGCGGATTATTATAAGGCAAGTGAAGGATCAGAAATTATAAATTTTATAATTTTTGATAAATTAGAAATTGTTAAGCCTATATATGATAAACTTAAAATCATAGAAGGAATTACTGTAGATTATTATAGAGATATTTATGGAGATGGATATTTCTTAGAAGCATATAGTTCAGAAGCTTCTAAGGCAAATGCAATAAATTTACTATCCAATTATGTAGATTCAGATAGACTTATAACTTTTGGTGATAATGTTAATGATATTCCAATGTTTAAAATTTCTGATGAATGTTATGCAACAGAAAATGCAACAGAAAGTTTAAAGAAAATAGCAACAGCGGTAATAAGTAGTAATAATGATGATGGAGTAGCAAAGTTTATTTTAGAAAAAAATAAAAGATTCTTTAAATAG
- a CDS encoding L,D-transpeptidase family protein yields the protein MKKKFNFLILTLILFIFLPSNFINANSLENNTEPKYIIYIDVNSFTLNLIDKQTKKIVKTYPVAVGKPKTPSPIGTWQITSKALMKDAYGGYWMGLNAPWDTFGIHGTNRPDSIGTMASGGCIRMYNHNVKELFNLVEYGTSVVISGGPNWRFSQYNRVIKPNDKGTDVYLVQVKLKALGYFPYDVNGIYELSLENAVLQYRSEHHLSETKEIDGEFLDSIGLWKFE from the coding sequence ATGAAGAAAAAATTTAATTTCTTAATTTTAACATTAATATTATTCATATTTTTACCATCAAATTTCATTAATGCTAATTCATTAGAAAATAATACTGAACCGAAATATATTATTTATATTGATGTTAACTCTTTTACCTTGAACCTAATTGATAAACAAACTAAAAAAATTGTTAAAACATATCCTGTGGCAGTTGGAAAACCTAAAACACCCTCTCCTATAGGAACATGGCAAATAACAAGCAAAGCCCTTATGAAAGATGCTTATGGAGGGTATTGGATGGGATTAAATGCACCATGGGATACTTTTGGAATTCATGGAACAAATAGACCTGATTCTATTGGTACTATGGCTTCTGGTGGATGTATTAGAATGTATAATCACAACGTTAAAGAATTATTTAATTTAGTTGAATATGGAACTTCAGTAGTCATTAGTGGAGGACCAAATTGGAGATTTTCTCAATATAATAGAGTTATAAAACCTAATGATAAAGGTACAGATGTTTATTTAGTTCAAGTGAAACTTAAAGCTCTTGGCTACTTTCCTTATGATGTTAATGGCATTTATGAACTTTCACTAGAAAATGCTGTGCTTCAATATAGGTCAGAACATCATTTGTCAGAAACAAAAGAAATAGATGGTGAATTTTTAGATTCAATTGGTTTATGGAAATTTGAATAG
- a CDS encoding lactate utilization protein, producing MDKVKKWKLECDGKKLVDILNERKYNAIYVDNVMEAKEKVLELVPEGSSIALGGSVTLNEMDLVNTIRNGNYKFYDRYQDLPFVEIVEIMRQSMVADYLITSTNAVTEAGELVNMDCSGNRAAGMIFGPKKVIVVIGANKMVKDMDEALARIKKVAIMNAKRINHKTPCAESGICEDCFVKGRVCNYLSVVNNGAKFPGRFTVIVVGDEVGY from the coding sequence ATGGACAAGGTTAAAAAGTGGAAACTTGAATGCGATGGAAAGAAGTTAGTAGATATATTAAATGAAAGAAAATATAATGCTATATATGTAGATAATGTAATGGAGGCAAAAGAAAAGGTTTTAGAATTAGTTCCAGAAGGATCAAGTATTGCATTAGGTGGATCGGTAACTTTAAATGAAATGGATTTAGTTAATACTATAAGAAATGGAAATTATAAATTTTATGATAGATATCAAGATCTACCTTTTGTAGAAATTGTAGAAATTATGAGACAATCAATGGTAGCTGATTATTTAATAACTAGTACTAATGCAGTAACAGAAGCTGGAGAACTTGTTAATATGGATTGTTCAGGTAATAGAGCAGCAGGTATGATATTTGGACCTAAAAAGGTAATAGTAGTTATTGGTGCAAATAAGATGGTTAAAGATATGGATGAAGCATTAGCTAGAATAAAAAAGGTTGCTATAATGAACGCAAAAAGAATAAATCATAAGACTCCATGTGCTGAAAGTGGAATATGTGAGGATTGTTTTGTAAAGGGAAGAGTATGTAACTATTTATCAGTAGTAAATAATGGAGCAAAATTCCCAGGTAGATTTACTGTAATAGTAGTAGGGGATGAAGTAGGATATTAA
- a CDS encoding 5-formyltetrahydrofolate cyclo-ligase — protein MKKKELRNRVLEFRNDLSKEEKCKKDNKILRALLDSELYKNSNNIFVYINYGSEINTKEFINIAIKDRKKIFVPKIIKEIKEMKAVQITSLNNLMEDNYGILEPNSFEGSIEKDKLDLIIVPGVVFDLKGNRIGYGGGYYDRYLSEIKLNSNRVALAYELQIKNSIDVDEYDINVNYIITEDRIINM, from the coding sequence ATGAAGAAAAAAGAATTAAGAAATAGAGTACTGGAATTTAGAAATGATTTAAGTAAGGAAGAAAAATGTAAAAAAGATAATAAAATATTAAGGGCACTTTTAGATAGTGAATTATATAAGAATAGTAATAATATTTTTGTATATATAAATTATGGTAGTGAGATAAATACAAAAGAATTTATAAATATAGCTATAAAAGATAGAAAGAAAATATTTGTTCCTAAAATAATTAAAGAAATTAAGGAAATGAAGGCAGTTCAGATTACTTCTTTAAATAATCTTATGGAAGATAATTATGGAATATTAGAACCAAATTCATTTGAAGGAAGTATAGAAAAAGATAAATTAGATTTAATAATAGTTCCAGGAGTAGTATTTGATCTTAAAGGAAATCGTATAGGATATGGAGGAGGATACTATGATAGATATTTATCTGAAATAAAATTAAATAGTAATAGAGTTGCTTTAGCCTATGAACTTCAAATAAAGAATTCTATAGATGTTGACGAATATGATATTAATGTAAATTATATTATTACAGAAGATAGAATAATTAATATGTAA